The following are from one region of the Poecilia reticulata strain Guanapo linkage group LG7, Guppy_female_1.0+MT, whole genome shotgun sequence genome:
- the tti1 gene encoding TELO2-interacting protein 1 homolog isoform X2, giving the protein MPPAMSQINDPKIAFAYLRPACVLLTKEPTVTNVESLSEKLKDIHDASLQQLQEYVLFPLRFVLRIPGQKKEKLVQIVAEAVTYVLERTCVRSWDTLRDVFSELCVCLCSPMNPGQPAGTSEELKSAVLRCLDALLHAAYGDIVFRLYEPSMLPGLGAAVSLLLALGEKDKSRDIQTAALKCLQSLILHCDCNQEHVAPAWDERCSVGSTMASFLPGITSAAARIITGDLRQGHAVTVRAIKVWSGCVVLVMEDAQLQRSESCSTMSSELGGIGQLVVQRTADWVKATAGKLYVLLRRIISCCSTHQHWRVRLETVELADRLLAACGQSLKECLGPLLEALVGVINDKDPRVRQRCEVALRDVSQRSQSATSSKNLTDVLSENLHSLATSLPRLMRTGDDQKKLFVLNVFLGYLKVLGPLLSVVLNSAAHLDRISKALMQILELDVMDVRIVEERSSTDPLESSSSSHHSCSAHTQRKHFLFFTDDKIYCVLMEICRTLGYYGNIYLLTDHLLDLYRQSCAYRKQAAMVLNELVGGAAGVSVAAPASCLDSGDCPAPSASKEDLKAAVVSIMEEYISLSNWHLKTVSEESDTDRQDQQLLSPFSLQSISCCDIIRNTSNPLHQAVPSSSACPLTSPPTSTIHQLKGNIWQLCVQLEGVACFAQALQHDFRPLLMTALYQLLEKASDESLLVSQVALGAMTTVCAACGYASLNEMIRDNSDYLLNDVSVNLQRLGQHPQAPRVLTVMLAHSDCSLLPLVSDIIQDVLMALDLSYDQSATLFGSVLHALMKALASWFPPSCCRTSKPPSSRISAELEDFDICQFLLDYQKQKELAEGIGIEADEMEDLEVPPPAECEEAYDGPDVKAQLPPHLSIAKDVMERCIHLLSDPSLRLRLKL; this is encoded by the exons ATGCCTCCAGCCATGTCTCAGATTAATGATCCAAAGATTGCCTTCGCTTATCTGCGCCCAGCCTGCGTCCTGCTCACCAAAGAGCCCACTGTGACCAACGTGGAGTCACTGAGCGAGAAGTTGAAAGACATCCACGATGCCtcgctgcagcagctccaagAGTATGTCCTCTTCCCCTTGCGCTTTGTCCTCAGAATCCCGGGGCAGAAGAAGGAAAAGCTGGTGCAGATTGTGGCCGAGGCAGTGACCTACGTTCTGGAGAGGACTTGTGTCCGGAGCTGGGACACGCTGCGTGACGTCTTCTCTGAGCTCTGCGTCTGCCTCTGCTCCCCCATGAACCCAGGCCAACCCGCAGGTACATCAGAGGAGCTGAAATCTGCCGTGCTGCGGTGTCTGGATGCTCTGCTCCATGCCGCTTATGGCGACATAGTGTTCAGACTGTACGAACCCTCGATGCTGCCCGGACTGGGTGCTGCTGTGTCGCTGCTGTTGGCTTTAGGAGAAAAGGACAAATCCAGAGATATTCAGACGGCGGCCTTGAAGTGCCTCCAGTCTTTGATTCTGCATTGCGACTGCAACCAGGAGCATGTTGCTCCAGCGTGGGATGAGCGATGTTCTGTAGGCAGCACCATGGCTTCCTTCTTACCTGGGATCACTTCGGCTGCAGCGAGGATCATCACTGGAGATCTGAGGCAAGGCCATGCGGTTACTGTCAGGGCCATCAAG GTGTGGTCCGGTTGTGTGGTTCTGGTCATGGAGGATGCCCAGCTGCAGCGCAGTGAGTCCTGCAGCACCATGTCCTCGGAGCTGGGGGGGATCGGCCAGCTGGTGGTACAGCGGACGGCGGACTGGGTGAAGGCGACGGCGGGGAAGCTGTATGTGCTGCTGAGAAGRATCATCTCCTGCTGCTCCACCCACCAGCACTGGAGGGTGAGGCTGGAGACGGTGGAGCTGGCCGACCGTCTGCTGGCAGCGTGCGGTCAGTCGCTGAAAGAGTGCCTGGGTCCACTGCTGGAAGCTCTGGTGGGAGTGATCAATGACAAAGACCCCAGAGTCAGACagag GTGCGAGGTTGCTCTGAGAGACGTATCCCAGAGGAGTCAAAGCGCCACTAGCAGTAAGAACCTGACTGACGTCCTGTCTGAGAACCTCCACTCGTTAGCCACCTCCCTCCCCCGGCTGATGAGGACTGGCGACGACCAGAAGAAGCTGTTTGTCCTCAACGTGTTCCTTGGTTACCTGAAAGTCCTGGGACCACTTCTCTCTGTGGTGCTAAACTCTGCTGCACATCTGGACAGGATCTCTAAAGCGTTAATGCAG aTACTGGAGCTGGATGTGATGGATGTTCGTATTGTGGAGGAGCGGAGCTCCACTGATCCCTTAGAGAGCAGCTCCAGCTCACACCACTCCTGCAGCGCTCACACTCAGAGGAAGCACTTCCTGTTCTTCACCGACGACAAGATCTACTGTGTGCTCATGGAAATCTGCCGAACATTAG gttACTACGGCAACATCTACCTTCTCACCGACCACCTATTGGATTTGTATCGTCAATCCTGTGCGTACAGGAAGCAGGCTGCAATGGTCCTAAACGAGCTGGTGGGCGGTGCCGCCGGCGTCTCGGTGGCAGCGCCAGCCAGCTGTTTGGACAGTGGGGACTGCCCGGCTCCCTCTGCCTCCAAGGAAGACCTGAAAGCAGCGGTGGTGTCTATCATGGAGGAATACATCAGCCTGAGCAACTGGCATCTGAAGACTGTGAGCGAGGAGTCGGACACAGACCGTCAGGACCAGCAG CTGCTGAGTCCTTTCAGTCTCCAGTCCATCTCctgctgtgacatcatcaggaACACTTCAAATCCTCTTCATCAAGCAGTTCCTTCTTCATCCGCCTGCCCTTTGACCTCACCGCCTACATCCACCATCCACCAGCTGAAGGGCAACATCTGGCAGCTGTGCGTCCAGCTGGAGGGCGTGGCCTGCTTCGCCCAGGCGCTGCAGCACGACTTCCGCCCGCTGCTGATGACGGCGCTCTACCAGCTTCTGGAGAAGGCCAGCGATGAGTCGCTGCTGGTTAGCCAGGTGGCGCTGGGTGCCATGACAACAGTTTGCGCAGCCTGTGGTTACGCCTCCCTGAATGAGATGATCAGAGACAACTCAGACTACCTGCTCAACGACGTCTCAGTGAACCTGCAGAGGCTTGGTCAACACCCACAG GCTCCGCGGGTATTAACGGTGATGCTGGCTCACTCTGACTGCAGCCTGTTGCCTCTGGTCAGTGACATCATACAGGATGTGCTGATGGCTCTGGATCTCAGCTATGACCAGTCAGCTACTCTGTTTGGCTCTGTGCTGCACGCGCTCATGAAGGCACTGG cCAGCTGGTTCCCTCCGTCATGCTGTAGGACCAGTAAGCCTCCCAGTTCTAGGATTTCTGCTGAACTGGAAGATTTTGACATCTGCCAGT